One window from the genome of Hyalangium ruber encodes:
- the treZ gene encoding malto-oligosyltrehalose trehalohydrolase codes for MGMKTAEETRAAVPRLGAWVEPGPRVRWRVWAPDHRSLEVVLHDAAGKPGRVLPMTPEPGGYFVAVLEEQGPGVRYKLRVDGEGPFPDPWSRSQPQGVHGPSEVVAPDFAWTDSGWKGIGAEELVIYEVHVGTATPEGTFEALIPRLAGLRELGITALELMPLASFPGTRNWGYDGVDLFAPQHSYGGPTGLRRLIDAAHAHGLAVLIDAVYNHFGPDGNYLRCYSPHYFTGRHHTPWGDAVNYDGEHSAPVRQMVLDNVEMWIRDYHADGLRLDAAHAIVDDSPKHLLTEIAERARASAPGRRVHVIAEDERNEARLLRSPEQRGLGLDGVWADDLHHQLRRAFAGDHEGYYQDYTGSAEDIARTLRQGWFYEGQVSKNQGHARGTPAEGVPPRCFVHCIQNHDQVGNRALGERLGHDVSPAAFRAMSTLLLLSPYTPLLFMGQEWNASTPFLYFTDHNAELGRLVTEGRRKEFSGFARFAGDTVPDPQAVETFERSRLDWSEAQRPPHASVRALYRELLRLRATEPALKDQRRGGYEARVLGKDALVLERRGADQSLLIIVNVRGALEHALPADSRAEGVLWSEAPRFGGAVEASPLRENRLSLEGPSAVVVRVRRS; via the coding sequence GGTGGTGCTCCACGACGCGGCGGGCAAGCCAGGGCGTGTGCTGCCCATGACGCCCGAGCCGGGCGGTTACTTCGTCGCGGTGCTGGAGGAGCAAGGCCCCGGGGTTCGCTACAAGCTTCGCGTCGACGGAGAGGGCCCCTTCCCGGACCCCTGGTCGCGCTCCCAGCCGCAGGGCGTGCATGGCCCCTCCGAGGTGGTGGCGCCGGACTTCGCCTGGACGGACTCGGGGTGGAAGGGCATCGGGGCGGAGGAGCTGGTCATCTATGAAGTCCACGTGGGCACGGCCACGCCCGAGGGCACCTTCGAGGCGCTCATTCCCCGGCTCGCCGGGTTGCGCGAGCTGGGCATCACCGCGCTGGAGTTGATGCCGCTGGCGAGCTTCCCGGGCACGCGCAACTGGGGCTACGACGGGGTGGACCTCTTCGCCCCGCAGCACAGCTACGGCGGCCCCACCGGCCTGCGCCGGCTGATCGACGCCGCGCACGCGCACGGGCTCGCGGTGCTCATCGACGCCGTCTACAACCACTTCGGCCCGGACGGGAACTACCTGCGCTGCTACTCGCCGCACTACTTCACCGGGCGCCACCACACGCCGTGGGGCGACGCGGTGAACTATGACGGCGAGCACTCCGCGCCCGTGCGCCAGATGGTGCTCGACAACGTGGAGATGTGGATCCGCGACTACCACGCCGACGGCCTGCGCCTGGACGCGGCGCACGCCATCGTGGATGACAGCCCGAAGCACCTGCTGACGGAGATCGCCGAGCGCGCCCGCGCCAGCGCGCCGGGGCGCCGCGTACACGTCATCGCCGAGGACGAGCGCAACGAGGCGCGGCTGCTGCGCTCGCCCGAGCAGCGCGGCCTGGGGCTGGATGGCGTCTGGGCGGATGACCTGCACCACCAACTGCGGCGCGCCTTCGCGGGCGACCACGAGGGCTACTACCAGGACTACACGGGCAGCGCCGAGGACATCGCCCGCACGCTGCGCCAGGGCTGGTTCTACGAGGGCCAGGTGTCGAAGAACCAGGGCCACGCCCGGGGCACGCCCGCCGAGGGGGTGCCGCCGCGCTGCTTCGTCCACTGCATCCAGAACCATGATCAGGTGGGCAACCGAGCGCTCGGCGAGCGGCTCGGCCATGACGTGTCACCCGCGGCCTTCCGGGCGATGAGCACGCTGCTGCTCCTGTCGCCCTACACGCCGCTGCTCTTCATGGGGCAGGAGTGGAACGCGAGCACGCCGTTCCTCTACTTCACCGACCACAACGCCGAGCTGGGGCGGCTCGTCACCGAGGGGCGGCGCAAGGAGTTCTCCGGCTTCGCCCGGTTCGCTGGCGACACGGTGCCGGATCCGCAGGCGGTGGAGACCTTCGAGCGCTCGCGCCTGGACTGGAGCGAGGCCCAGCGGCCGCCGCACGCGTCGGTGCGAGCGCTCTACCGCGAGCTGCTGCGGCTGCGCGCTACCGAGCCCGCGCTGAAGGATCAACGCCGAGGCGGCTATGAAGCGCGGGTGCTGGGCAAGGACGCCCTCGTGCTCGAGCGGCGCGGCGCGGATCAATCGCTCCTCATCATCGTCAACGTGCGCGGTGCGCTGGAACACGCGCTGCCGGCCGACTCACGCGCCGAGGGGGTGCTGTGGAGCGAGGCCCCGCGCTTCGGCGGCGCCGTGGAGGCCTCTCCACTGCGTGAGAATCGGCTGAGTCTGGAGGGACCCTCGGCGGTGGTGGTGCGTGTCAGACGGTCGTGA